In Niallia sp. FSL W8-0635, one genomic interval encodes:
- a CDS encoding thiamine diphosphokinase has protein sequence MIVHIMAGGPKQYIPEVDSYPKDVCWIGVDRGVIYLMEKSLPIYAAFGDFDSISEEELHTIEEKTGIIKRFKPEKDETDMELALLWAIKEGATVIRLFGATGGRLDHTFANLQLLLREAIDNKNIEVEIMDKQNSIAVVQAGSYTLKKRSEYKYISFFPFSAKIIGLTLEGFKYPLVRRNLPASSTLCISNELIRETGTFSFDEGILMVIRSCD, from the coding sequence ATGATTGTACATATTATGGCTGGTGGTCCAAAGCAATATATTCCTGAAGTAGACAGCTATCCGAAAGATGTTTGCTGGATCGGAGTGGATCGCGGGGTAATTTATTTAATGGAAAAATCTTTGCCGATATATGCTGCTTTCGGCGATTTTGATTCCATTTCAGAAGAAGAACTGCATACAATAGAAGAAAAAACAGGAATCATTAAACGTTTTAAGCCAGAAAAAGATGAAACAGATATGGAGCTTGCACTTCTATGGGCGATCAAAGAAGGAGCAACAGTCATTCGACTATTCGGTGCAACAGGAGGAAGACTTGATCATACATTTGCTAACCTTCAGCTCTTATTAAGAGAAGCAATAGATAATAAAAATATTGAAGTGGAAATAATGGATAAACAAAATAGCATAGCCGTTGTACAAGCGGGATCTTATACCTTGAAAAAGAGGAGTGAATACAAATATATTTCATTTTTCCCCTTTAGTGCAAAGATTATAGGTCTAACTTTAGAAGGTTTTAAATACCCTTTAGTAAGGAGAAATCTTCCTGCTAGCAGCACATTATGCATTAGTAATGAACTAATTCGAGAAACTGGTACTTTTTCCTTTGATGAAGGCATATTAATGGTAATAAGAAGTTGTGATTAA
- the spoVM gene encoding stage V sporulation protein SpoVM, whose product MRFYTIKLPKFLGGLVRAMLGTFKKD is encoded by the coding sequence ATGAGATTTTATACCATTAAATTGCCGAAATTTTTAGGAGGACTTGTCCGCGCAATGTTAGGAACCTTTAAGAAGGACTAA
- the rpmB gene encoding 50S ribosomal protein L28 yields MPRKCVITGRKTTTGNARSHAMNANKRTWGANLQKVRILVDGKPKRVWVSARALRSGKVERV; encoded by the coding sequence ATGCCACGTAAATGTGTTATCACTGGAAGAAAAACAACTACAGGTAATGCTCGTTCCCATGCTATGAACGCTAACAAACGTACTTGGGGAGCTAACCTTCAAAAGGTTCGTATTTTAGTAGACGGTAAGCCTAAACGTGTTTGGGTATCTGCTAGAGCATTAAGATCTGGTAAAGTAGAACGCGTATAA
- a CDS encoding Asp23/Gls24 family envelope stress response protein: protein MSIELKTNFGQIDISTEVIATIAGGAAVDCYGIIGMASKNQIKDGLTDILRKENFTRGVIVRKVEEEVHIDMYIIVSYGTKISEVAHNVQSKVKYTLNKTVGLAVDSVNIYVQGVRVTNP, encoded by the coding sequence ATGTCCATTGAACTAAAAACGAATTTCGGACAAATTGATATATCTACAGAAGTTATCGCGACAATCGCAGGTGGAGCAGCAGTAGACTGCTACGGTATTATTGGAATGGCGTCGAAAAATCAAATTAAAGACGGCTTAACAGATATTTTGCGAAAAGAAAACTTTACACGTGGTGTAATCGTTCGAAAAGTTGAAGAAGAAGTACATATTGATATGTATATCATTGTAAGTTACGGAACGAAAATCTCCGAGGTTGCGCACAATGTTCAATCAAAAGTTAAATACACACTCAATAAGACAGTTGGACTTGCCGTTGACTCGGTTAATATTTACGTTCAGGGAGTTCGTGTGACGAACCCGTAG
- a CDS encoding DAK2 domain-containing protein: MSITVLEGKRFAEMVIQGANHLSSNAKYVDALNVFPVPDGDTGTNMNLSMTSGAKEVQKNIQSHIGKVGTSLSRGLLMGARGNSGVILSQLFRGFSKHIEQKESITGHEFAQALQFGVETAYKAVMKPVEGTILTVAKDAAKKAVQSAETNDDIIVIMEDTVKEAKASLNRTPDLLPVLKEVGVVDSGGQGLVFVYEGFLAELKGEKLPDAVQNVVSMNELVNAEHHKSVHSYINTEDIEFGYCTEFMVRLEQEKLGNKPFSEDDFRQALSKYGDSLLVIADDEIVKIHIHSNKPGEVLTFGQKYGNLVKMKIENMREQHSSLVDGAEGHQETTAHSVEEQKEYGIVTVSMGSGIADLFRSIGAHYVIEGGQTMNPSTEDIVNAVNRINAKKVFILPNNKNIIMAAEQAAEVLEQEVVVISSKTVPQGMSALLAFNPSSDLETNEKNMKAALEHVKTGQITYAVRDTSIDGLEIETGDFMGLAEGKIVVKSKDKTESAMELLKSMIDEDSEIVTVIKGEEATEEEVETLVSFIEENYEDVEVEVHNGKQPLYSFIFSIE; encoded by the coding sequence GTGTCAATTACAGTTTTAGAAGGAAAGCGTTTTGCCGAAATGGTAATCCAAGGTGCAAACCATTTATCCTCTAATGCTAAATATGTAGATGCGTTAAATGTTTTTCCAGTACCAGATGGAGATACAGGGACGAATATGAATTTATCGATGACTTCAGGTGCAAAGGAAGTCCAAAAGAATATTCAATCACATATCGGTAAAGTTGGAACCTCATTATCAAGAGGTTTACTAATGGGAGCTAGAGGAAATTCAGGGGTTATTCTTTCTCAATTATTTCGTGGATTTTCCAAACATATTGAGCAAAAGGAATCCATAACTGGTCATGAATTTGCACAAGCTTTACAATTCGGTGTGGAAACAGCATATAAGGCAGTAATGAAACCTGTGGAAGGAACGATTCTAACAGTTGCTAAAGATGCAGCAAAGAAAGCGGTTCAATCTGCAGAAACAAATGACGACATTATTGTTATCATGGAAGATACAGTAAAAGAAGCAAAAGCTTCATTAAATAGAACGCCAGATCTTCTGCCTGTATTAAAAGAAGTTGGAGTAGTTGACAGTGGTGGGCAAGGCCTAGTATTCGTATACGAAGGCTTCCTTGCTGAACTAAAAGGGGAAAAACTTCCTGACGCTGTACAAAACGTTGTCTCTATGAACGAATTAGTAAATGCCGAGCATCATAAAAGTGTTCATAGCTATATCAATACAGAGGATATTGAATTTGGCTATTGCACAGAGTTTATGGTTCGTTTAGAGCAGGAGAAATTAGGAAACAAGCCGTTTTCGGAAGATGACTTTAGACAGGCTTTAAGTAAATACGGCGATTCTTTACTAGTTATCGCAGATGATGAAATTGTGAAAATTCACATTCATTCTAATAAGCCAGGTGAAGTATTGACATTTGGTCAAAAATACGGAAACTTGGTGAAAATGAAGATTGAAAATATGCGTGAGCAACATAGTAGTTTAGTGGATGGTGCGGAAGGCCATCAAGAAACAACTGCTCATTCTGTGGAAGAACAAAAAGAGTATGGAATTGTAACAGTTTCTATGGGAAGCGGCATTGCAGATTTATTCAGAAGCATCGGTGCTCATTATGTTATCGAGGGCGGTCAAACGATGAATCCGAGCACAGAAGATATTGTAAATGCAGTAAACCGTATAAATGCGAAAAAGGTCTTTATTTTGCCAAATAATAAAAATATTATTATGGCAGCAGAACAAGCGGCAGAAGTATTAGAACAAGAGGTTGTTGTTATTTCTTCTAAAACGGTACCTCAAGGAATGTCAGCCCTACTTGCTTTCAATCCTTCTAGCGATTTAGAAACAAATGAAAAGAATATGAAAGCCGCACTTGAGCATGTGAAGACAGGTCAAATTACGTATGCCGTAAGAGATACAAGCATTGATGGCCTGGAAATCGAAACTGGCGACTTTATGGGACTAGCAGAAGGTAAAATCGTTGTAAAAAGCAAAGATAAAACAGAATCTGCAATGGAACTTTTAAAGTCCATGATTGATGAGGATTCTGAAATTGTAACAGTAATCAAAGGGGAAGAAGCGACGGAAGAAGAAGTTGAAACGCTTGTATCCTTTATCGAAGAAAATTATGAAGACGTGGAAGTAGAAGTGCATAACGGAAAACAACCACTCTATTCCTTCATTTTTTCCATTGAATAA
- the sdaAB gene encoding L-serine ammonia-lyase, iron-sulfur-dependent subunit beta, producing the protein MKYKSVFDIIGPVMIGPSSSHTAGAARIGRVARNLFEREPKWVNIHFYGSFAETYKGHGTDVAIIGGILDFDTFDERIKQSLEIAEQHGIQVKFNIEEAIPEHPNTAKIQLGDEKGEMELVGISIGGGKIEITELNGFKLKLSGHHPAILVVHNDRFGAIAKVANVLAKYEINIGHMEVSRKEKGKLALMTIEVDQNIEEPILKELEQLDSIEKVTTIVE; encoded by the coding sequence ATGAAATATAAAAGCGTTTTTGATATTATTGGTCCGGTTATGATTGGTCCATCTAGTTCTCATACAGCTGGTGCTGCGCGAATTGGAAGAGTGGCCCGAAATCTTTTTGAAAGAGAACCGAAATGGGTTAATATTCATTTTTATGGTTCGTTCGCTGAAACATATAAGGGTCATGGAACAGATGTGGCGATTATTGGAGGAATCCTTGATTTCGATACATTTGATGAACGTATTAAACAGTCCTTAGAAATCGCAGAGCAGCATGGAATTCAAGTGAAATTTAATATAGAAGAAGCCATTCCAGAGCATCCAAATACAGCTAAAATTCAATTAGGCGATGAAAAGGGAGAAATGGAGCTAGTCGGAATTTCTATTGGTGGCGGAAAAATAGAAATAACAGAGCTTAATGGATTTAAGCTAAAGCTCTCTGGTCATCATCCTGCAATATTGGTTGTCCATAATGATCGCTTTGGGGCGATTGCGAAGGTTGCAAATGTATTGGCTAAATATGAAATAAATATCGGCCATATGGAAGTAAGCCGTAAAGAAAAAGGGAAATTGGCTTTAATGACAATTGAAGTCGATCAAAATATAGAAGAACCAATTTTAAAAGAGCTCGAACAATTGGATTCAATCGAAAAAGTAACAACGATTGTGGAATAA
- the sdaAA gene encoding L-serine ammonia-lyase, iron-sulfur-dependent, subunit alpha, whose protein sequence is MFRNVAELVEIATTRNLPISEIMIEQEMQVTGKTREVIIAQMETNLQVMEQAVERGLNGVVSHSGLTGGDAVLLQNYIKKGQFLSGEIILDAVSKAVATNEVNAAMGMICATPTAGSAGVVPGTLFAVQNKLNPTREQMIAFLFTSGAFGFVVANNASISGAAGGCQAEVGSAAGMAAAAIVEMAGGTPEQSAHAMAITLKNMLGLVCDPVAGLVEVPCVKRNAMGAANAMIAADMALAGIKSRIPCDEVIDSMYRIGQAMPTALKETARGGLAATPTGRRLEAEIFGSAAAANK, encoded by the coding sequence ATGTTTCGTAATGTAGCAGAATTGGTAGAGATAGCAACAACTAGAAATTTACCGATTTCCGAAATTATGATTGAACAAGAAATGCAAGTAACTGGAAAAACAAGAGAAGTAATTATCGCCCAGATGGAAACGAATCTGCAGGTAATGGAGCAAGCGGTTGAAAGAGGGTTAAACGGAGTTGTATCCCATTCAGGATTAACTGGTGGCGACGCTGTGTTACTTCAAAATTATATTAAAAAAGGACAATTTCTTTCTGGAGAAATTATCTTAGATGCAGTAAGTAAAGCAGTTGCAACAAATGAAGTAAATGCTGCTATGGGGATGATTTGCGCAACTCCAACAGCGGGATCAGCAGGGGTTGTACCTGGTACGCTATTTGCTGTACAAAATAAGCTGAATCCTACAAGAGAGCAAATGATTGCATTCCTATTCACTTCTGGAGCATTTGGATTTGTGGTAGCGAATAATGCATCTATCTCTGGTGCAGCAGGTGGATGTCAAGCAGAAGTAGGATCCGCTGCTGGAATGGCTGCAGCTGCGATTGTAGAAATGGCGGGGGGAACACCAGAACAATCCGCACATGCTATGGCAATCACATTAAAGAATATGCTAGGACTTGTATGTGATCCTGTTGCGGGGCTAGTCGAAGTTCCATGTGTGAAGCGAAACGCAATGGGAGCAGCAAATGCGATGATTGCAGCAGATATGGCGCTTGCAGGGATTAAAAGCCGCATCCCTTGTGATGAAGTTATTGATAGCATGTATCGTATCGGTCAGGCAATGCCGACAGCACTTAAAGAAACAGCACGGGGAGGGTTGGCAGCAACACCGACTGGTCGTAGACTGGAAGCTGAAATCTTTGGTAGTGCCGCTGCCGCTAATAAGTGA
- the recG gene encoding ATP-dependent DNA helicase RecG — MNESLQVSVDNIKGVGTETKKQLEEMNIYTINDLLEYFPYRYEDYRLKNLEEIKHEEKVTVEGKVHSEPSLIFHGRKKSRLTIKLLVEQYLITVVFFNQPYLKSKLAVQELITVTGKWDQHRQTITANHLQIGSNQKGHLFEPVYAVKGNMTVKNLRKYISSALSQYAHLIEENFPASMLTKYRLLPRQEALQIIHFPEKREDLTQARRRFVYEEFLLFQLKMSALRKYEREHSGGKSQRYSLGKLTTFIEGLPFPLTNAQKRVVNEILTDMKADVRMNRLLQGDVGSGKTIVAAIVLYASILSGHQGALMAPTEILAEQHADSLHSIFTEFGVTCGLLTSSVKGKKRKELLAQLKEGKIDILIGTHALIQDDVEFQSLGLVITDEQHRFGVEQRRVLREKGENPDVLFMTATPIPRTLAITVFGEMDVSIIDEMPAGRKNIETYWVKHDMLTRILQFMEKELHQGRQAYVICPLIEESEKLDVQNAIDVHAMLSTFFQGRYNVGLMHGKLHADEKDQMMKQFSQNDIQVLVSTTVVEVGVNVPNATFMLVYDAERFGLSQLHQLRGRVGRGDAQSYCVLIADPKTDVGKERMKIMTETSDGFVLSEKDLELRGPGDFFGKKQSGLPEFKMGDMVHDYRILETARNDATILIESTAFWQNDDYKALRDTLKETGVLNGEKLD, encoded by the coding sequence GTGAATGAATCCTTACAAGTATCTGTTGATAATATAAAAGGCGTTGGAACCGAAACGAAAAAACAATTAGAAGAAATGAATATATACACAATAAATGATTTGCTAGAATATTTTCCTTATCGCTATGAGGATTATCGTCTGAAAAACCTCGAAGAAATAAAGCATGAAGAAAAAGTGACGGTAGAAGGGAAGGTTCATAGCGAACCATCCCTTATTTTTCATGGAAGAAAGAAATCTCGTTTAACGATAAAATTATTGGTAGAACAATATTTAATTACAGTCGTATTTTTTAATCAGCCATATCTTAAAAGTAAATTAGCTGTCCAAGAATTGATTACTGTAACCGGAAAATGGGATCAGCATCGTCAAACAATAACAGCAAATCACTTGCAAATTGGCAGTAACCAAAAGGGACATTTATTTGAACCAGTTTATGCGGTTAAGGGGAATATGACCGTCAAAAATCTACGGAAATATATTTCGTCTGCATTAAGTCAATATGCACACTTAATTGAAGAGAATTTTCCTGCTTCCATGCTAACGAAATATCGACTTCTTCCAAGGCAGGAAGCATTGCAAATTATCCATTTTCCTGAAAAAAGAGAAGACCTTACCCAAGCAAGAAGAAGGTTTGTATATGAGGAATTTCTCTTATTCCAACTAAAGATGAGTGCACTAAGAAAATACGAAAGAGAACATTCAGGTGGTAAAAGCCAGCGTTATTCTCTTGGGAAATTAACAACATTCATAGAAGGGCTACCTTTTCCGTTAACGAATGCTCAAAAAAGAGTGGTAAATGAAATTTTAACGGATATGAAAGCAGATGTTCGAATGAATCGCTTGCTACAAGGGGATGTTGGATCTGGAAAAACAATTGTAGCGGCAATAGTCCTATATGCTTCCATTCTTTCGGGGCATCAAGGTGCATTAATGGCACCGACGGAAATTCTCGCAGAGCAGCATGCGGATTCCTTGCATAGTATCTTTACCGAATTTGGGGTAACTTGTGGCTTGTTAACAAGCTCTGTTAAGGGAAAAAAACGAAAAGAATTACTAGCCCAGTTAAAAGAAGGAAAGATAGATATTTTAATAGGCACACATGCGTTGATTCAAGATGACGTTGAATTCCAATCATTAGGGTTAGTAATCACAGACGAACAACATCGCTTTGGAGTAGAGCAAAGAAGAGTACTTCGAGAAAAAGGGGAAAACCCCGATGTTCTGTTTATGACAGCAACCCCAATTCCAAGAACACTTGCTATTACGGTCTTTGGAGAGATGGATGTCAGTATTATTGATGAAATGCCAGCAGGGCGCAAAAACATTGAAACCTATTGGGTAAAGCATGATATGTTAACAAGAATCCTGCAGTTTATGGAAAAAGAACTCCATCAAGGAAGACAAGCCTATGTTATTTGTCCGTTAATTGAGGAATCGGAAAAGCTAGATGTCCAAAATGCTATTGATGTCCATGCGATGCTGTCCACCTTTTTCCAAGGAAGATACAATGTTGGATTGATGCACGGGAAGCTCCATGCAGATGAGAAGGATCAAATGATGAAGCAGTTCAGTCAAAATGACATTCAAGTCCTTGTAAGTACAACGGTTGTTGAAGTTGGTGTAAACGTACCGAATGCGACATTTATGCTCGTATACGATGCAGAGCGATTCGGATTATCCCAATTACATCAGCTTAGAGGAAGAGTTGGTCGAGGGGATGCTCAGTCGTATTGCGTGTTAATCGCAGATCCGAAAACAGATGTAGGAAAAGAAAGAATGAAAATCATGACGGAAACAAGCGACGGCTTCGTCCTAAGTGAAAAAGACTTAGAATTAAGAGGGCCAGGAGACTTCTTCGGAAAAAAACAAAGTGGCCTGCCTGAATTCAAAATGGGCGATATGGTCCACGATTACCGCATATTAGAAACTGCTCGAAATGATGCAACTATTTTAATCGAATCAACAGCATTCTGGCAAAACGATGACTACAAAGCACTAAGAGATACACTTAAAGAAACAGGTGTCTTAAACGGTGAAAAACTAGATTAA
- the fapR gene encoding transcription factor FapR, with amino-acid sequence MKRNKRDRQQLLVETIKETPFITDEELAEKFSVSVQTIRLDRLELSIPELRERIKNVAKQSLEDEVKALPIEEVIGEIIDMELDNSAISIFEVQQEHVFKRNGIARGHHLFAQANSLAVALINDELALTAKANIHFTRSVKLGERIIAKAKVSHIDSITGRTTVEVNSYVNTELVFKGEFDMYRAKK; translated from the coding sequence ATGAAAAGAAATAAACGAGATCGGCAGCAGCTTTTAGTGGAGACAATTAAAGAAACTCCTTTTATTACAGACGAGGAATTGGCGGAAAAATTCTCTGTTAGTGTACAGACAATAAGACTAGATAGGTTAGAATTATCCATTCCAGAGCTTCGAGAGCGAATAAAAAATGTCGCCAAACAATCACTTGAAGACGAAGTGAAAGCATTGCCTATTGAAGAAGTAATTGGCGAAATAATCGATATGGAATTAGATAATTCAGCTATATCTATCTTTGAAGTACAACAAGAGCATGTCTTTAAAAGAAATGGCATAGCAAGGGGACATCATCTCTTTGCACAGGCTAATTCTCTTGCGGTAGCCCTCATAAATGATGAACTTGCACTTACTGCTAAGGCGAATATTCATTTCACAAGATCGGTAAAATTAGGTGAACGAATTATTGCAAAAGCAAAAGTAAGTCATATAGATAGTATAACGGGAAGAACAACGGTAGAGGTTAATAGTTACGTGAACACGGAGCTAGTCTTTAAAGGCGAATTTGATATGTACCGTGCCAAAAAATAA
- the plsX gene encoding phosphate acyltransferase PlsX: protein MKIAIDAMGGDNAPKEIVIGAQKAIEAFSDLEILLVGDENKIQAFLTNKERIEILHTEEQILATDEPVRAVRRKKTASMVLGATEVKENRADAFISAGNTGALMATGLFVVGRMEGIDRPALAPTLPTIGGEGFLLLDVGANVDAKPENLVQYAMMGSIYSEKVRGIAKPRVGLLNIGTEEKKGTELTKKTFELLQNTNIHFIGNIEARDLLDGVCDVAVTDGFTGNMILKTVEGTAMSMFKMIKTELMSSFTSKMAAAVLKPNLKQIKNKLDYSEYGGAALFGLNAPVIKAHGSSDSQAIFSAIRQTREFVQSGVVTQIKDAMEHQAE, encoded by the coding sequence ATGAAAATTGCAATCGATGCGATGGGCGGAGACAATGCCCCAAAAGAAATAGTAATTGGTGCTCAAAAAGCAATAGAAGCTTTTTCAGATTTAGAAATACTCCTAGTGGGAGATGAAAATAAGATTCAAGCTTTTCTTACGAATAAAGAACGAATCGAAATTTTACATACAGAAGAGCAAATTTTAGCAACAGATGAGCCAGTAAGAGCAGTACGTAGAAAAAAAACAGCTAGTATGGTTCTTGGTGCAACAGAAGTGAAAGAAAATAGAGCAGATGCCTTTATCTCAGCAGGGAATACAGGTGCTTTAATGGCAACTGGATTATTTGTAGTTGGAAGAATGGAAGGAATAGACCGTCCAGCATTAGCTCCAACTTTACCGACAATTGGTGGAGAAGGCTTTCTTTTACTAGATGTCGGTGCAAATGTAGACGCCAAACCAGAAAACTTAGTTCAATACGCAATGATGGGAAGTATTTATTCTGAGAAGGTTAGAGGAATTGCTAAACCAAGAGTTGGCTTATTGAATATTGGGACAGAAGAGAAAAAGGGGACGGAATTAACGAAAAAAACCTTTGAACTTCTTCAAAACACAAATATCCATTTCATCGGAAATATAGAAGCACGTGATTTGCTTGATGGAGTATGTGATGTTGCTGTTACAGACGGATTTACTGGTAATATGATTTTAAAAACGGTTGAAGGTACAGCAATGTCGATGTTTAAAATGATTAAGACAGAGCTAATGAGTAGCTTTACTTCAAAAATGGCTGCTGCTGTTTTAAAGCCGAATTTAAAACAAATCAAAAATAAGTTGGATTACTCAGAGTATGGGGGAGCAGCTTTATTTGGCTTAAATGCCCCAGTTATTAAGGCACATGGTTCATCTGATAGTCAGGCGATCTTTAGCGCAATTAGGCAAACAAGAGAGTTTGTGCAATCAGGTGTTGTAACTCAGATTAAGGATGCAATGGAGCATCAGGCAGAATAA
- the fabD gene encoding ACP S-malonyltransferase, with translation MAKIAFVFPGQGSQVVGMGKDLFEQFEPAANVFKVADQKLDVSLSKLIFEGPKEELTLTHNTQPALLTTSMAIYEHFKQNNIEADFVAGHSLGEYSALVAAGVLSFEDAVYAVRKRGEYMQEAVPAGEGAMAAVLGLDRELLTAVTREVTDAGDSVQLANLNCPGQIVISGTTKGVELAGEKAKEAGAKRAIPLEVSGPFHSALMKPAAKKFATVLDGLEIADAKIPVIANVTATPIQAKEEIKTKLVEQLYSSVLWEDSVRKMLYLGVDTFIEIGPGKVLSGLIKKIDRKVKVYAVNDIETSKKVAEELKGDM, from the coding sequence ATGGCTAAAATTGCTTTTGTTTTTCCAGGACAAGGCTCACAAGTAGTAGGAATGGGAAAGGATTTATTTGAACAATTTGAACCGGCAGCGAATGTGTTTAAAGTAGCTGATCAAAAATTGGATGTTTCCTTATCGAAATTAATTTTTGAAGGACCAAAGGAAGAGCTAACGCTTACACATAATACACAGCCAGCATTACTCACAACAAGTATGGCAATTTATGAGCACTTTAAACAAAATAATATAGAAGCTGATTTTGTAGCTGGCCATAGCCTTGGCGAATATTCTGCGTTAGTAGCAGCAGGTGTACTATCTTTTGAAGATGCTGTGTATGCGGTTCGTAAGCGTGGGGAATATATGCAAGAGGCCGTTCCAGCTGGGGAAGGAGCGATGGCAGCTGTTCTTGGTTTAGACAGAGAATTATTGACTGCTGTGACAAGAGAAGTCACGGATGCGGGTGATTCTGTGCAGCTAGCTAATCTTAATTGTCCAGGACAAATTGTTATCTCAGGTACAACAAAGGGTGTAGAATTAGCTGGGGAAAAAGCGAAGGAAGCAGGAGCTAAGCGTGCTATCCCACTTGAAGTAAGCGGTCCTTTCCATTCTGCTCTTATGAAACCAGCTGCAAAGAAATTTGCTACTGTATTGGATGGCTTGGAAATAGCAGATGCAAAAATCCCTGTCATTGCCAATGTAACAGCAACGCCGATTCAGGCAAAAGAAGAAATTAAAACAAAGCTAGTCGAACAATTATATTCTTCTGTTCTATGGGAAGATTCCGTTCGCAAAATGCTTTACTTAGGGGTAGATACATTTATCGAGATTGGACCAGGGAAAGTCCTTTCTGGGTTAATTAAAAAAATTGATCGCAAAGTAAAAGTGTATGCTGTGAACGATATAGAAACAAGTAAAAAGGTTGCAGAAGAATTAAAGGGGGATATGTAA
- the fabG gene encoding 3-oxoacyl-[acyl-carrier-protein] reductase: MKLAGKVAVVTGASRGIGKSIAIELAKQGADVVVNYAGSVDRANEVVKEIESLGRKAMSIQCDVSDSESVNAMMKEALEAFGSIDILVNNAGITRDNLLMRMKDSEWDDVINTNLKGVFLCTKAVTRPMMKQRKGRIINITSIVGVTGNPGQANYVAAKAGVIGFTKTTAKELAQRNITVNAIAPGFITTDMTDKLTDEVKNSMLTQIPLGQFGSPEDIANAVVFLASDESSYITGQTLHIDGGMYM; the protein is encoded by the coding sequence GTGAAATTAGCTGGTAAAGTGGCTGTTGTCACTGGAGCATCTCGTGGGATTGGGAAATCGATTGCGATTGAGTTAGCGAAGCAAGGTGCGGACGTTGTCGTTAACTATGCAGGTAGTGTAGATCGAGCGAATGAAGTAGTAAAGGAAATTGAATCTCTAGGTAGAAAAGCAATGAGTATTCAATGTGATGTTTCCGATAGTGAATCTGTAAATGCGATGATGAAAGAGGCTTTAGAAGCATTTGGCAGCATTGATATTTTGGTAAATAACGCTGGAATCACAAGAGATAATTTACTAATGCGTATGAAAGATTCCGAATGGGATGACGTTATTAATACGAATCTAAAAGGTGTTTTCCTTTGCACGAAAGCTGTCACAAGACCAATGATGAAGCAAAGAAAAGGAAGAATTATTAACATTACTTCCATTGTTGGTGTGACAGGAAACCCAGGACAAGCCAATTATGTTGCTGCAAAAGCAGGTGTCATTGGTTTTACAAAAACGACTGCAAAAGAGCTTGCACAGCGTAATATTACTGTAAATGCAATCGCGCCTGGATTTATCACAACAGATATGACGGATAAACTAACAGACGAAGTGAAAAATAGTATGCTTACGCAAATTCCTCTAGGACAATTCGGAAGCCCAGAAGACATTGCGAATGCAGTAGTCTTTTTAGCTTCTGATGAAAGCAGTTATATTACTGGTCAAACATTGCACATTGATGGTGGAATGTATATGTAA
- a CDS encoding acyl carrier protein, giving the protein MADVLERVTKIVVDRLGVEESEVTLEASFKDDLGADSLDVVELVMELEDEFDMEISDDDAEKISTVGDAVNYISNR; this is encoded by the coding sequence ATGGCAGATGTATTAGAGCGTGTAACAAAAATCGTTGTAGATCGTCTTGGTGTGGAAGAATCAGAGGTTACTCTAGAAGCTTCTTTCAAAGATGATTTAGGCGCTGATTCTCTTGACGTAGTTGAACTTGTTATGGAATTAGAAGATGAGTTCGATATGGAAATTTCTGACGACGATGCTGAAAAGATTTCTACAGTAGGTGATGCTGTGAACTACATAAGTAATCGCTAG